In a single window of the Vitis vinifera cultivar Pinot Noir 40024 chromosome 6, ASM3070453v1 genome:
- the LOC100258713 gene encoding uncharacterized protein LOC100258713 isoform X1, translating to MNMHGITLPLALQLHFSPPLFYLQNLPKSSLPISRIASAPHFNPLFFTPNRRNNGKNKRRNSTLLKASRRESPYEVLGVSPSASPDQIKRAYRKLALKYHPDVNKEANAQEKFMRIKHAYNALMNSESRRKYDSGSRASNYTYSNAERNQSRDTQEEEFYGFGNFVRDVQMTVEDFFRDLQEEFRNWEASAASQGKPKSLWEELAEIGEEFVEFLEKELNITDSEVEAEEYGGSQKANPFTSSETGTTGGGGQSKGGQGSSIEENIDEIEATLAKLKKELGL from the exons ATGAACATGCATGGAATCACTCTTCCCTTAGCCCTGCAGCTCCATTTTTCTCCTCCTCTTTTCTACCTACAAAATCTACCCAAATCTTCATTACCCATTTCCAGAATTGCCTCTGCACCCCATTTCAATCCTCTCTTTTTCACTCCAAATCGCAGAAACAATGGTAAGAATAAGAGGAGGAATAGTACTCTTTTGAAGGCGAGTCGCAGAGAGTCTCCGTATGAGGTGTTGGGGGTTTCTCCTTCTGCTAGTCCTGATCAGATCAAGAGGGCTTATCGGAAACTCGCTTTGAAGTATCATCCCGATGTCAATAAAGAG GCAAATGCACAGGAgaaatttatgaggataaagcATGCATACAATGCATTGATGAACTCTGAATCTCGGAGGAAATATGACTCTGGAAGTCGTGCATCCAACTATACCTATTCTAATGCCGAAAGAAACCAAAGCAGGGATACCCAAGAAGAAGAGTTCTATGGATTTG GTAATTTTGTGAGGGATGTTCAAATGACAGTAG AGGACTTCTTTAGGGATCTTCAAGAAGAATTCCGGAACTGGGAAGCCAGTGCTGCTTCACAAGGGAAGCCAAAGAGCCTGTGGGAGGAATTAGCG GAAATTGGTGAAGAGTTTGTGGAATTTTTAGAGAAAGAGCTCAACATCACTGACTCGGAAGTTGAAGCAGAGGAATATGGAGGGTCTCAGAAGGCAAATCCATTTACAAGTTCTGAAACAGGGACGACAGGAGGTGGTGGTCAAAGTAAAGGCGGTCAAGGGAGCAgcattgaagaaaatattgatGAGATCGAAGCTACTCTTGCTAAGTTGAAAAAGGAATTGGGCCTATAG
- the LOC100246749 gene encoding L-type lectin-domain containing receptor kinase SIT2 produces MATTVTSLHFLIILFTSVKLLALAEEEAQFIHNGFQGASLHLGGIAKIHPNGLLQLTNTSKQQIGRAFFPLPLKFNTSSGDSRSLSFSTIFAFAIVPEWQALGGHGIVFTIAPSMDFPGAVASQYLGLFNVTNNGNSSNHVFAVELDTILSPDLKDTDGNHVGVDVNSLDSEVSAPVTYFSNKEGKNKSLELISGKAMQVWIDYDDVQKLINVTVAPLKSPKPSMPLLSTPINLSSIFLESMYVGFSSATGAMASDHYILGWSFNRSGEAQSLEISELPSLPPRKKERKTLVVIVLLSLTTLVIVLVVLMGAGYIIRKLKFEELREEWEGEYGPQRFSYKDLYKATKGFKDKELLGAGGFGKVYRGRLPSSNLEIAVKKVSHDSKQGMREFVAEIASMGRLRHRNLVQLLGYCRRRGELLLVYDHMPNGSLDKFLFSDENPILTWPQRYHILRGVASSLLYLHEEWEQVVLHRDVKASNVLLDANLNGRLGDFGLAKLYDHDTNPQTTHVVGTVGYLAPELTRTGKATSSTDVFAFGAFMLETACGRRPVELQGYPEGGVLLDWVLECWKRGAILLTSDPRLEGHYVAEEMELVLKLGLLCSSPIPAVRPSMRQVMQYLNGDAPLPEIPRNFSSMGTFGANGEESAEVITSFPSSSGTTTIRSFSSSDSILNQGR; encoded by the coding sequence ATGGCTACAACAGTTACATCGCTTCACTTTTTGATCATTCTCTTCACATCTGTCAAACTCTTGGCCTTGGCAGAAGAAGAAGCCCAGTTCATCCACAATGGCTTCCAAGGAGCGAGTCTGCATCTTGGTGGAATCGCGAAGATCCACCCAAACGGTCTATTGCAGCTGACCAACACTTCAAAGCAACAAATTGGCCGCGCTTTCTTCCCACTTCCTCTGAAGTTCAACACATCTTCTGGTGATTCCAGGTCTCTCTcattttctaccatttttgcatTTGCAATAGTTCCTGAATGGCAGGCTCTTGGTGGCCATGGTATTGTCTTCACCATTGCGCCATCCATGGACTTCCCTGGAGCTGTGGCAAGCCAATATTTGGGACTCTTCAATGTTACAAACAACGGTAATTCTTCCAATCATGTGTTTGCAGTTGAGCTAGATACAATTTTAAGCCCAGACTTGAAAGACACAGATGGAAATCATGTGGGAGTTGATGTGAATAGCCTTGACTCTGAAGTATCAGCTCCAGTGACCTATTTTTCCAACAAAGAAGGGAAGAATAAGAGCTTAGAGCTCATAAGCGGGAAGGCTATGCAGGTTTGGATAGATTATGATGATGTGCAGAAGCTAATCAATGTGACAGTAGCTCCCCTCAAAAGCCCAAAACCAAGCATGCCTCTATTGTCAACACCCATtaatctttcttctattttcttggagTCTATGTATGTTGGTTTCTCTTCAGCCACTGGTGCAATGGCAAGTGATCACTATATTCTTGGGTGGAGCTTCAACAGAAGTGGGGAAGCACAAAGCCTTGAAATTTCAGAGCTTCCTTCCCTACCCCCaaggaagaaagaaaggaagacaCTAGTTGTAATTGTTTTGCTGTCACTGACAACATTAGTAATTGTTCTGGTTGTGCTCATGGGAGCCGGTTACAttataagaaaattgaaatttgaagaacTACGGGAAGAGTGGGAAGGGGAATATGGTCCTCAAAGATTCTCCTATAAGGATCTCTACAAAGCAACCAAAGGTTTCAAAGACAAAGAGCTTCTTGGAGCAGGGGGTTTTGGGAAGGTTTATAGAGGAAGACTTCCTTCTTCAAACTTAGAAATTGCAGTCAAGAAAGTGTCTCATGATTCAAAGCAAGGGATGAGGGAATTTGTGGCTGAAATTGCAAGCATGGGAAGACTTAGGCATAGGAACTTAGTCCAGCTCCTTGGATATTGTCGGCGAAGAGGGGAACTGCTCTTGGTCTATGATCATATGCCTAATGGCAGCCTTGACAAGTTCCTATTTAGCGATGAAAATCCGATCCTTACTTGGCCTCAACGGTACCATATCCTCAGAGGAGTAGCATCTAGTCTTTTATATCTGCATGAAGAGTGGGAACAAGTTGTTCTCCATAGAGATGTGAAGGCTAGCAATGTTCTCCTAGACGCCAATCTGAATGGCCGGCTAGGAGACTTTGGGCTTGCTAAATTATATGATCATGATACCAACCCTCAAACTACTCATGTAGTTGGGACCGTGGGATATCTGGCACCAGAGCTTACTAGAACAGGGAAGGCAACTAGTAGCACTGATGTGTTTGCTTTTGGGGCTTTCATGCTTGAAACGGCTTGTGGCAGGAGGCCTGTGGAGCTACAAGGATATCCTGAAGGGGGGGTTCTGCTTGATTGGGTTCTTGAATGCTGGAAAAGAGGAGCTATTCTTCTGACTAGTGATCCTAGATTGGAAGGTCATTACGTTGCAGAGGAAATGGAATTGGTTTTGAAACTAGGCCTGCTTTGTTCAAGCCCTATACCCGCAGTTCGGCCTAGCATGAGGCAAGTGATGCAGTACTTGAATGGAGATGCTCCTTTGCCAGAGATACCACGTAACTTTTCCAGTATGGGAACATTTGGAGCAAATGGTGAAGAATCAGCTGAGGTTATCACGTCATTCCCTTCATCATCTGGGACGACTACTATCCGTTCATTCTCTAGCTCTGATTCAATCCTCAACCAAGGTCGATGA
- the LOC100852670 gene encoding pentatricopeptide repeat-containing protein At4g13650 has translation MSFRLPSYLLRRTLPEVCKTTYQLRSRAVTTQTNRLALFPGNDFFSCNSHIACDTDEKQSSVDLKLLAQLQQHGSAPTAHILNRMVSSCAKSGSVFVGIQLHSTIIKVGFDSNVYICSALVDMYGKCGAVSSAQRLFDEMPHRNVVTWNSLISGYLHVGCPEIAIELFLEMVKVGIDPTPFSVSAVLVGCWRMEDTKLGIQVHGLSMKCGFCYNIVVGTCLIDLYSKGWNIDASRLMFDLMPERNIITWTSMVAGYAHCQQPVAAMVLVRDMQRLGIRLNYVTYNCLLSSFSSSNDLDHCKQVHCRIIREGLESNSYLEVTLVTVYSECSSSSLEDFNKVCSGVTRWDQISWNAVIGGLSNLGNGEAALKCFSKMRQAGIDMDLFTFTSVLRAIGMISTLDEGKQIHALVLKAGYGSNLNVQNGLVSMYARCGSINDAKRVFSLMDRHDVISWNSLLSGCAYHGYGREAVELFEQMRRSGVKPDNTTFLVVLSACRHVGLLDKGLEYFDLMRNDYSLESPTTEHYSSMVDLFSRAGYLSEAEDFINTMPIEPGPSVYKALLSACQVHGNVEIAVRCAKKLLQMCPNDPVIYVLLSNVQATVGYWDNVASIRKVMCDRGVRKEPGYSWI, from the coding sequence ATGAGCTTTCGCCTTCCTAGTTATCTCCTGCGACGCACCCTACCTGAAGTGTGTAAAACAACCTACCAGTTACGTTCCCGCGCTGTAACGACTCAAACCAACCGCCTTGCTCTTTTCCCGGGGAAcgatttcttctcttgtaacaGCCACATCGCTTGTGACACCGACGAAAAACAGAGTTCAGTCGATTTGAAGCTCTTGGCTCAGTTGCAGCAACATGGGTCTGCACCTACCGCTCACATTCTCAACAGAATGGTCTCCTCGTGCGCGAAATCTGGGTCTGTCTTTGTGGGAATTCAGCTTCATTCCACCATAATCAAGGTGGGTTTTGATTCAAATGTCTATATTTGCAGTGCTCTTGTGGATATGTATGGTAAATGTGGTGCGGTTTCAAGTGCTCAGCGGCTATTCGATGAAATGCCCCATCGGAACGTGGTCACTTGGAATTCATTAATATCTGGTTATTTGCATGTGGGTTGCCCAGAAATTGCAATCGAATTGTTTTTGGAGATGGTCAAAGTGGGTATAGACCCGACTCCTTTCAGTGTTTCGGCTGTTTTAGTGGGTTGTTGGCGAATGGAAGACACAAAACTTGGGATTCAGGTGCATGGTTTGTCTATGAAGTGTGGGTTTTGCTATAATATTGTTGTTGGAACGTGCTTAATAGATTTGTACTCAAAGGGTTGGAATATTGATGCTTCGAGACTAATGTTTGATCTCATGCCAGAAAGAAATATTATTACTTGGACTTCAATGGTTGCTGGCTATGCTCATTGTCAGCAACCTGTTGCTGCGATGGTTTTAGTTAGAGACATGCAGCGGTTGGGTATCAGGTTGAATTATGTGACTTATAATTGTCTATTGAGCTCTTTTTCTAGTTCAAATGATTTGGATCATTGTAAGCAAGTTCACTGTAGGATAATTCGTGAGGGTTTGGAGTCTAATTCATATTTGGAAGTTACCCTTGTGACAGTATATTCAGAATGTAGCAGCAGTAGTTTGGAGGACTTTAATAAGGTCTGCTCAGGTGTTACAAGATGGGATCAAATCTCCTGGAATGCAGTCATTGGTGGTTTATCAAATTTAGGAAATGGTGAAGCAGCCCTCAAATGCTTCTCTAAAATGAGGCAGGCAGGCATTGATATGGACCTCTTTACATTTACAAGTGTCTTAAGAGCAATAGGAATGATTTCAACCCTTGATGAGGGAAAGCAAATTCATGCTCTGGTTTTGAAAGCGGGCTATGGCTCAAATCTTAATGTTCAAAATGGCCTTGTTTCCATGTATGCAAGATGTGGCTCAATTAATGATGCAAAGAGGGTTTTCTCATTGATGGACAGACATGATGTGATCTCATGGAATTCATTGCTATCCGGGTGTGCTTATCATGGGTATGGTAGAGAAGCTGTTGAATTGTTTGAACAGATGAGAAGAAGTGGGGTCAAACCAGATAATACCACCTTTCTTGTTGTGCTCTCTGCTTGTAGGCATGTTGGGTTGCTGGACAAGGGTCTTGAGTATTTTGATTTGATGAGAAATGATTATTCACTAGAATCTCCCACAACAGAGCATTATTCTAGTATGGTTGATCTTTTTAGTCGAGCTGGATATTTATCAGAAGCGGAAGACTTTATCAATACCATGCCAATAGAGCCAGGACCCTCCGTCTACAAAGCTCTGTTAAGTGCTTGTCAAGTTCATGGAAATGTGGAAATTGCAGTACGATGCGCAAAAAAACTTCTCCAGATGTGCCCCAATGATCCTGTGATTTATGTGCTGTTGTCAAATGTACAGGCAACAGTTGGTTATTGGGATAATGTAGCAAGCATAAGAAAGGTCATGTGTGATAGAGGAGTGAGGAAGGAACCTGGTTACAGTTGGATTTAA
- the LOC100263897 gene encoding protein TOC75-3, chloroplastic, with product MASFGAQGQLFSPPLTPSLRPRRRLASSTPILKAGSSTPASTIKCDLSSSSSSSQNPESLTPKKPFFSLAQALAFSAGAAGILLRFSPVTPLVDSGDFSGGGGVGGTGDGGGGGGDGGFWSRIFSPAAVAKDEESQEWDSHGLPANIVVQLNKLSGFKKYKISEILFYDRRRGSVVGTEDSFFEMVTIRPGGIYNKAQLQKELENLATCGMFEKVDLEGKTNPDGTVGVTISFLESTWQSADKFRCINVGLMPQTKPIEMDADMTDKEKMEYFRNQEKDYKRRIDKSRPCLLPMPVYREILQMLRDQGKVSARLLQKIRDRVQKWYHDEGYACAQVVNFGNLNTREVVCEVVEGDITQLVIQFQDKLGNVVEGNTQFPVVRRELPKQLRQGHVFNIEAGKQALRNINSLALFSNIEVNPRPDEKNEGGIIVEIKLKELEQKTAEVSSEWSIVPGRGGRPTLASIQPGGTVSFEHRNIKGLNRSILGSVTTSNFLNPQDDLAFKLEYVHPYLDGVYNARNRTLRASCFNSRKLSPVFTGGPGVDEVPPIWVDRAGIKANITENFTRQSKFTYGLVMEEITTRDESSHISPNGQRVLPSGGISADGPPTTLSGTGIDRMAFAQANITRDNTKFVNGAIVGERNVFQVDQGLGVGSNFPFFNRHQLTLTRFIQLKQVEEGAGKPPPPVLVLHGHYGGCVGDLPSYDAFALGGPYSVRGYNMGELGAARNILEVAAELRIPVRNTHVYAFAEHGNDLGSSKDVKGNPTEVYRRMGYGSSYGVGAKLGLVRAEYAVDHNSGTGAVFFRFGERF from the exons ATGGCGTCCTTCGGCGCCCAGGGTCAGCTTTTCTCTCCCCCTCTTACCCCATCTCTTCGCCCCCGCCGTAGATTGGCTTCCTCCACCCCCATCTTGAAAGCAGGCTCTTCCACGCCTGCCAGCACCATCAAATGCGatctctcctcctcctcctcctcctcgcAAAACCCTGAATCCTTGACACCGAAAAAACCCTTTTTCTCCCTCGCCCAGGCCCTAGCCTTCTCCGCTGGAGCCGCCGGTATTCTCCTCCGCTTTTCTCCCGTCACTCCCCTTGTCGATAGTGGCGATTTCTCCGGCGGCGGAGGTGTAGGAGGCACTGGggatggtggtggtgggggtgggGATGGTGGGTTTTGGTCTAGAATTTTCTCTCCAGCTGCTGTTGCGAAGGACGAGGAATCTCAGGAATGGGACTCTCATGGCCTACCGGCCAACATTGTCGTTCAGCTTAACAAACTTAGTGGATTTAAGAAGTACAAGATCTCGGAAATTCTTTTCTATGATCGTCGTCGCGGGAGCGTCGTCGGCACCGAAGATTCCTTCTTCGAGATGGTCACCATCCGGCCGGGAGGTATCTACAACAAAGCCCAGCTTCAGAAAGAGCTTGAAAATCTAGCAACTTGTGGAATGTTTGAGAAGGTTGATCTCGAAGGGAAGACCAATCCAGATGGGACAGTAGGGGTGACGATATCGTTTCTTGAAAGTACATGGCAATCTGCAGATAAATTCAGGTGCATCAATGTGGGGTTGATGCCGCAGACGAAGCCTATTGAAATGGACGCTGACATGACagacaaagagaagatggagtATTTCCGGAATCAAGAAAAAGATTACAAGAGGAGAATTGACAAATCTAGGCCCTGCTTGTTGCCAATGCCGGTTTACCGGGAGATTCTGCAGATGCTAAGGGATCAGGGAAAGGTGAGTGCGAGGTTGCTGCAGAAGATAAGGGACCGCGTCCAGAAATGGTATCATGATGAGGGGTACGCCTGTGCCCAGGTTGTAAATTTCGGGAATTTGAATACGAGAGAGGTTGTTTGTGAGGTGGTTGAAGGGGACATTACACAATTGGTCATACAATTTCAAGATAAGCTTGGAAATGTGGTTGAGGGGAACACCCAATTTCCAGTTGTAAGGCGAGAATTGCCCAAACAG CTTCGACAAGGCCATGTTTTTAACATAGAAGCTGGGAAACAAGCTTTGAGGAATATAAACTCTCTTGCTTTATTCTCTAACATTGAAGTTAACCCACGGCCTGATGAGAAGAATGAGGGTGGGATCATTGTGGAAATAAAGCTTAAAGAACTAGAACAGAAGACAGCTGAAGTGAGTTCAGAGTGGAGTATTGTTCCTGGACGTGGAGGACGTCCCACATTG GCATCAATCCAGCCCGGTGGAACTGTTAGTTTTGAGCATCGTAATATTAAAGGGCTCAACAGATCTATTCTCGGTTCAGTAACTACTAGCAACTTCCTCAATCCCCAG GATGACCTTGCTTTTAAGCTCGAGTATGTGCATCCATATCTGGATGGTGTATATAATGCTCGCAATCGTACCCTCCGTGCAAGCTGCTTCAACAGCCGAAAACTAAGTCCAGTCTTCACCGGTGGGCCTGGAGTGGATGAAGTTCCTCCTATATGGGTTGACCGTGCTGGCATCAAAGCCAATATTACAGAG AACTTCACTCGCCAGAGCAAATTCACTTATGGACTCGTTATGGAAGAGATAACAACACGTGATGAAAGTAGTCACATTTCTCCCAATGGACAAAGGGTATTGCCCAGTGGAGGTATCAGTGCAGATGGACCTCCAACAACCCTCAGTGGCACTGGCATTGACCGAATGGCATTTGCACAGGCAAATATCACTCGGGATAACACCAAGTTTGTAAATGGAGCTATAGTTGGTGAGAGGAATGTATTTCAG GTGGACCAAGGCCTCGGTGTAGGGAGCAACTTCCCATTTTTCAATCGCCACCAGCTTACATTGACCCGATTTATCCAGTTGAAGCAAGTAGAGGAAGGTGCTGGTAAACCACCACCACCAGTGCTAGTGCTTCATGGCCACTATGGTGGTTGTGTTGGTGACCTTCCAAGCTATGATGCTTTTGCACTTGGAGGGCCTTATTCTGTGAGAGGTTACAATATGGGTGAATTGGGTGCTGCTAGAAATATCCTTGAG GTGGCAGCTGAGCTACGAATACCTGTAAGAAATACACACGTGTATGCGTTTGCAGAACACGGAAATGATCTAGGAAGTTCAAAGGATGTAAAGGGGAACCCAACTGAAGTCTACCGGAGAATGGGTTATGGTTCCTCTTATGGTGTTGGTGCCAAGCTAGGTCTTGTACGAGCTGAGTATGCTGTTGATCATAACTCTGGTACTGGTGCAGTATTTTTCCGGTTTGGAGagagattttga
- the LOC100263871 gene encoding ribulose bisphosphate carboxylase/oxygenase activase, chloroplastic — protein MATTVSTIGAVNRTPLSLNSSGTGASVPSSAFFGSSLKKVSSRFTHPKIASGSFKVVAEIDENEQTEKDRWKGLAYDVSDDQQDITRGKGMVDSLFQAPMQSGTHYAVMSSYEYLSTGLRQYNLDNNMDGFYIAPAFMDKLVVHITKNFMTLPNIKVPLILGIWGGKGQGKSFQCELVFSKMGINPIMMSAGELESGNAGEPAKLIRQRYREAADIIRKGKMCCLFINDLDAGAGRLGGTTQYTVNNQMVNATLMNIADNPTNVQLPGMYNKEENPRVPIIVTGNDFSTLYAPLIRDGRMEKFYWAPNREDRIGVCKGIFRSDNVPDDDIVKIVDTFPGQSIDFFGALRARVYDDEVRKWISGVGVDFIGKKLVNSKEGPPTFEQPKMTIEKLLEYGNMLVMEQENVKRVQLADKYLSEAALGDANVDSIERGTFYGKAAQQVGVPVPEGCTDPSAANFDPTARSDNGSCQY, from the exons ATGGCTACAACAGTCTCAACCATTGGAGCTGTTAACAGAACACCG CTGAGCTTGAACAGCTCTGGTACTGGAGCTTCAGTCCCAAGCTCCGCCTTCTTCGGGAGCAGTTTGAAGAAGGTGAGCTCAAGATTCACCCACCCAAAGATTGCATCTGGAAGCTTTAAGGTGGTTGCAGAAATCGACGAGAATGAGCAAACTGAAAAGGACAGATGGAAAGGGCTTGCCTACGATGTGTCTGATGACCAGCAGGATATCACCAGAGGAAAGGGAATGGTGGATTCTCTTTTCCAAGCTCCCATGCAATCTGGAACCCACTATGCTGTGATGAGTTCATATGAATACCTCAGCACCGGACTTCGCCA ATACAACTTGGATAACAACatggatggattctacattgcTCCAGCATTCATGGACAAGCTTGTGGTTCACATCACCAAAAACTTCATGACCCTGCCTAACATCAAG GTTCCCCTCATTCTGGGTATTTGGGGAGGCAAAGGTCAGGGGAAATCTTTCCAGTGTGAGCTTGTCTTCTCTAAGATGGGAATCAA cCCCATCATGATGAGTGCTGGAGAACTTGAAAGTGGGAATGCAGGAGAACCTGCAAAACTGATAAGGCAGAGGTACCGTGAGGCAGCTGACATCATCAGGAAGGGAAAAATGTGCTGCCTCTTCATCAATGATCTTGATGCAGGAGCAGGTAGGCTTGGTGGAACTACCCAATACACTGTCAACAACCAGATGGTGAATGCAACCCTCATGAACATTGCCGATAACCCGACAAATGTCCAGCTCCCTGGTATGTACAACAAAGAGGAAAATCCCCGCGTCCCCATCATTGTAACTGGCAATGACTTCTCAACTCTGTATGCCCCTCTCATTCGTGATGGTCGTATGGAGAAATTCTACTGGGCTCCTAATAGGGAGGACCGGATTGGTGTTTGCAAGGGAATCTTCAGGAGCGACAACGTTCCTGATGATGATATTGTCAAGATTGTTGACACCTTCCCAGGGCAATCCATTG ACTTCTTTGGTGCCCTCAGAGCTCGGGTTTATGACGATGAAGTAAGGAAGTGGATATCAGGTGTTGGAGTTGACTTCATTGGCAAGAAGCTTGTTAACTCAAAGGAGGGTCCCCCAACTTTTGAGCAGCCCAAGATGACAATTGAGAAGCTCCTCGAGTATGGTAACATGCTTGTGATGGAACAGGAGAATGTGAAGAGAGTTCAATTGGCTGACAAGTACTTAAGCGAGGCAGCTCTTGGAGATGCGAACGTGGATTCCATCGAGAGAGGAACCTTTTATG GCAAGGCAGCCCAACAAGTTGGTGTTCCTGTTCCTGAAGGTTGCACTGATCCATCTGCAGCAAACTTTGATCCAACAGCTAGGAGTGATAATGGGAGCTGCCAGTACTGA
- the LOC100258713 gene encoding uncharacterized protein LOC100258713 isoform X2 — MNMHGITLPLALQLHFSPPLFYLQNLPKSSLPISRIASAPHFNPLFFTPNRRNNGKNKRRNSTLLKASRRESPYEVLGVSPSASPDQIKRAYRKLALKYHPDVNKEANAQEKFMRIKHAYNALMNSESRRKYDSGSRASNYTYSNAERNQSRDTQEEEFYGFEDFFRDLQEEFRNWEASAASQGKPKSLWEELAEIGEEFVEFLEKELNITDSEVEAEEYGGSQKANPFTSSETGTTGGGGQSKGGQGSSIEENIDEIEATLAKLKKELGL, encoded by the exons ATGAACATGCATGGAATCACTCTTCCCTTAGCCCTGCAGCTCCATTTTTCTCCTCCTCTTTTCTACCTACAAAATCTACCCAAATCTTCATTACCCATTTCCAGAATTGCCTCTGCACCCCATTTCAATCCTCTCTTTTTCACTCCAAATCGCAGAAACAATGGTAAGAATAAGAGGAGGAATAGTACTCTTTTGAAGGCGAGTCGCAGAGAGTCTCCGTATGAGGTGTTGGGGGTTTCTCCTTCTGCTAGTCCTGATCAGATCAAGAGGGCTTATCGGAAACTCGCTTTGAAGTATCATCCCGATGTCAATAAAGAG GCAAATGCACAGGAgaaatttatgaggataaagcATGCATACAATGCATTGATGAACTCTGAATCTCGGAGGAAATATGACTCTGGAAGTCGTGCATCCAACTATACCTATTCTAATGCCGAAAGAAACCAAAGCAGGGATACCCAAGAAGAAGAGTTCTATGGATTTG AGGACTTCTTTAGGGATCTTCAAGAAGAATTCCGGAACTGGGAAGCCAGTGCTGCTTCACAAGGGAAGCCAAAGAGCCTGTGGGAGGAATTAGCG GAAATTGGTGAAGAGTTTGTGGAATTTTTAGAGAAAGAGCTCAACATCACTGACTCGGAAGTTGAAGCAGAGGAATATGGAGGGTCTCAGAAGGCAAATCCATTTACAAGTTCTGAAACAGGGACGACAGGAGGTGGTGGTCAAAGTAAAGGCGGTCAAGGGAGCAgcattgaagaaaatattgatGAGATCGAAGCTACTCTTGCTAAGTTGAAAAAGGAATTGGGCCTATAG